The Streptomyces sp. cg36 genomic interval CTGCAGGGCGTTGACCTGGAGCGACTCGGCGGGTTCGGGCGGCGCGGACGTGATCGGGTCCGGGGCGGCCCCGGGCAGCACCGGCTCGGGCATGGGTGCCTCCTCACTTCCCCGTGAGCGAGCCGATGTCGGCGTTGGAGCCGAGCAGCATCGCGGAGGCCATCAGGATCATGGTGGCGGGCACCATGAACGTGGTGATCATCAAGGTCGCCTTGGGCACCGCCTTGGCGGCCTTGCGGCGGGCGTTCTGGGCGTCGGTGCGGCGCATGTCGGTGGCGATCGCTATCAGGGTGTCCACGATCGGCGCGCCCAGCTCCTCGCCCTGCTGGAGCGCGGTGACGAACATGGCGACCTGCTCGGAGTCGTTGCGGCGGCGCAGGTCGTCGAACGCCTGGCGGCGGCTCACCCCCATGTCCATCTGGCGCAGCGCTATGCGCACCTCGTCGGCCCAGGGGCCCTCGTACTTCTCGGCGACCCGCTCCAGGGCCTGGCGGAAGCCCAGCCCCGCGGAGACCACCACGGCGAGGACGTCCAGGAAGTCGGGCAGGGTGCGCTCGATGTCGTCGCGGCGGCGGCGCACGGCCGCCCAGATGCCCACCTCGCCCCAGTAGAACGCGAACGCCACCATCAGCAGCGCCAGCAGGTAGTTGCCGCCGAAGACCATCACGGCGGCGCCGAACGCGCCGAGCGCCCCGTAGACCGCGCGCCGGGCCGCGTACCGGTCGATGGTCAGACCGCCGGGGTTGCCCGCCATGTCGATCTTCCGGCGCTTCTCGGCGACCCGCTTGGGCCCCATCAGCCGCTGCACCAGCGGCGCGTAGCGCATGCCGAGGCGGTCGATGGCGCCACCGGTGCGGGTGGTGCGGGTGGCGCCGACCTCCAGGGCGAGCACCAGGTCGCCGGGGAGTTCGGCCTCGGCGCGGTACATCCGGACGCCGTGGATGGCGCCCAGCACGCTCAGGGCGGTCACCAGTCCGAGCAGCATGTCCATGTCCGCCCCCTCACACGTCGATCTTCGAGATGCGGCGGATGGCGACGAAGCCCAGGGCGTAGAGCCCGAGGGAGACCACGACGGCGGCCTGGCCGAGGAACGAGCCGGTCATCTTGGCCAGGGAGCCCGGCGCGATCTGGTTGACCAGCAGCATGGCGCCGACCCCCATCGCCGGGACCGCGTACGCCGTGGTGTTCACCTGGGAGAGCTGGGTGCGCACCTCGCGGCGGGTCTCCTTGCGCTCCTCCAGGGTGGTGGTGAGGTTGCGCAGCGAGCTGACGACGGCGCCGCCCGCCCGGTTGGCGAGGATCAGGGTGGAGACCAGGACGACCAGTTCGCGCGAGGGCAGCCGCTTGGCGAGCTCGCCGAGCGCGTCGTCCAGGGTGCGGCCGAGGGCGAGCTGGTCGGCGACCGCCTTCAGCTCGTCGCCCGCCGGGGCCTCCAGCTCGTCGGCGGCCATGGCGATCGCGGTGCGCAGGGCGAGTCCGGCCTGGGTGGCGTTGGCGATCACCCGGGAGATCTCGGGGAGCTGGTTGATGAACGCCTCGGTGCGCCGGGTGCGCTGCCAGTTGAGGAAGGTGTTGGCCGCCCACAGGCCCGCGAGGGCGGCGAGCGGGCCGAAGAAGGAGGCGAGCACGGAGGCCGCCACCGTCCACAGTCCGGCCACCCCGGCGAGCACGGCCACGAAGAACTCGCCCGGGGTGAGCGCGAGTCCGGTCACCGCGAGCTTGCGCTGGATGCGCCGCCCCAGTTCGGTGCGGCGCAGTCTGCGGTCCAGGGCCGCGAACCGGCGGGGGTGTCCGGCGGGCGGCGGCTCGCCCGCGGCGGAGAGCCGTTCGACCAGGGCCCGGCGCTGGGCCCGGCCGGTGGCGTACGCGTGCGTGCCGGCGACCGCCGCCGCACAGGCGAGCAGCGTGCCGCCGATCGTCAGCTGGGTGAGTGCGGACATGGACGGGCTACCTGGCCTCTCGGATGGCGAGCTGGTCGTCTTGGTACGCGATGCCGAACGCCTGCGGGACGGGCTGGCTGGAGAGGTAGAGCCGTTCGGCGACGCGGCGCGGGACCGGGAAGTGCCGGAACTCCCCGTACACCCGCCCGTCGGCGCCCATCGGGCGGGGGTCGAAGCGGGCGACGGTGGTGAGCCGGTAGGGGTCGCGGCCGTGCGATGCGAGCAGGGCGATCTCGGTGACCCGGCGGGAGCCGTCGGCGTGCCGGGTGAGCTGGACGATCACGTCCACCGCCGAGTTGATCTGGTCGTGCAGCGCCTCGAACGGGATCTTGATCTCGGACATCGAGGCGAGGGTCTGGAGCCGCATCAGGGCGTCCTCGGCGCTGTTGGCGTGCACGGTGGCCAGGGAGCCGTCGTGGCCGGTGGACATCGCCTGGAGCATGTCGAGGGACTCGCCGCCGCGCACCTCGCCGACCACGATCCGGTCGGGGCGCATCCGCAGCGAGTTGCGGACCAGGTCGCGGATGGAGACGTGGCCCTTGCCCTCGACGTTGGCGGGGCGCGCCTCCAGCCGGATCACATGGGCCTGCTGGAGCTGGAGTTCGGCGGAGTCCTCGATGGTGATGATCCGCTCGTGCTCGGAGATCAGCCCGGAGAGCGCGTTGAGCAGGGTGGTCTTGCCGGTGCCGGTGGCGCCGGAGACGATCACGTTGAACTTGGCGTGGATCAGCCCGGCGAGCAGCATCAGCATGTGCTGGTCGAGCGAGCCGAAGGTGATCAGCTCGGGGAGCGTGAAGGAGCGCGGGAAGCGGCGGATGGTGAGGGTGGCGCCGGTCAGCGAGAGCGGCGGAATGATCACGTTGACGCGCTCGCCGGACGGCAGCCGCGCGTCCACCATCGGGTTGGACTCGTCCACCCGGCGGTTGACGGTCGACACGATCCGCTCGATGGTCTGCATCAGCTGCTCGTGCGAGGCGAACCGCAGCGGCAGCCGCTCCACCCGCCCGCCGCGCTCGACGTAGATGTGGTCGGGTCCGTTGACCATGATCTCGGTGATGGAGGCGTCCTCCAGCAGCGGTTCGAGCACGCCGAGGCCGAGCGCCTCGTCGACGACGCGCCGGATCAGCTGGGCGCGCTCGCCGGTCGACAGGACCGGGCCCTCGCGGCTGATGATGTGGCCCAGCACCCGCTCCAGGCGGGCCCGGCGCTCGGCGGCGGCCAGCGACGACATCTCGGCGAGGTCGATCTCCTCCAGGAGCTTGCCCCGGTAGGTGGCGACGAGGTGCGCGTCGCCCTCGCCGACCCGGGTCTCCTCGGGGACGGTGATACGGGCCCGCAGGCTCATCCGGCGTACCTCCTCCTCAGTCGCGTGCGTCGCAGGGCATGGTGGCGCTCTTGTGGACCGGGCCGAAGTGGTCGACGCCGGGGAAGACGGAGGGGATGGTGACGGTGACGGTGGCGGTCGCCGTGGCCCCCGGGCAGCCCCCGGCGCTGATGTCGCTGCGCTTTCCCACCCAGTCGCTGACGGCGGCCCGGCCCGCCTGTTCGGCCCCCGATGCCCGCTCCCGCTGGGCGGCGGTGCGGGCGGCGGCGCGGGCGGCCGTGCCCGCCTGCTGGGCGGCGTAGGCGGCGAGGCCGAGCTGGACGCCGGCGAGGGCCACCAGGAGCAGCAGCGGCAGGAACCCCAGGTACTCGACGGCGGCCGAGCCGCGCTCGCCCCGGCGGGCGCGGCGCCTCACGGCGTCTTCTCCCGGGCCGCCCCGGCGTGCCCGTGCACGGTGAACCCGAAGTTCAGCGCGCCCGGGAAGAGCACCGGGACGCGCACGCCGACCGTGGCCGCGAAGACGTCGGGGTCGCCGCCCCCGCCGCAGCCCGGGGTGCCGTCCCACCCGTCGGGCAGGGCCGCCGCCATCGCCGACGCGCAGGCGCCCGGACCGCCGTTCCTGGCGGCTCCGGCCCGCGCCCCTTCGTCGGCGACGTGCCCGGCGACGGTGAACGCGTAGCCGGTGAGCACCAGTTGCCAGATCGCGACGAGCGTCACCAGGATGATCGGGAGCATGCCGGTGAACTCCACCACGACCTGTCCCCGGTCCCGCCGGGCCGGGTCCCGCAGCCCGCTCGTCCGGCTGTTCATCCGTGCCCCCGGCGGCGCAGGGCGAGGGCGCCCCGGCCGCTCCTGGCGGCGGCCCCTTCGGCCGCCTTGACCAGGCCGAGCTCCCCGGCGAGGGTCCACAGCGCCTGCTTGACCGTGGACTTGGCGTCCAGGTCGTGCAGCCGCCCGGAGTCGACGACCGCCTGGAGCTCCTTGAAGTGGGCGGGGACGGTGGTGCGGGTGACCCGGGTGCCGGTGACCTTCTGGACGATGGCGGGCTGGATCTCGGTGGCCCGGGTGTGCCGGTTGACGACGGTGGTGGTCTCCTCGGCCTTGCGGATCTGGAGCCGGTCCCACATCCGTACGACCCGCTTGGCCGCCCTTACGGAGACCACGTCGGGGGTGGTGACGAGCAGGGCGATGTCGGCCATCTCGACGGCGGCGGCGTTGGCGCCGTTCATCTGGGTGCCGCAGTCGGCGATCACCACCTCGTAGCGGTGCCGCAGGGCGGAGACGATCTGGCGGGCGGCGCGGTCGGTGACCTCCTCGGCCCGCTCGCCGTCGCCGGGGGCGAGCAGCAGGCCGACGCCGGTGGAGTGGGTGAACAGGGCGTCCTGGAGGACCCGGGGCGAGATGTCGGTGATCGCGGCGAGGTCCGCGACGGAACGGCGGAACTGGACGTCGAGGTACGAGGCCACGTCCCCGGCCTGGAGGTCCATGTCGACCAGGGCCGTGGTGCGGCCCGAGGCGCAGGCGGCGAGGGCGAGGGAGACGGCGGTGACGGTGGTGCCGACCCCGCCCTTGGCGCCGGTGACCGTCACGAACGTACCGCCGGGCCCGGTCGGCACCTCCGGGGTGCCGCCCAGGTGGCGGCGCACCCCCACCGACCACTGGGCCGCCGTCTGCACCCGGCTGACCAGCTCCTCGTAGTGCAGCGGCAGGGTGACCAGGCCGCGCGCGCCGGAGTCCATGGCGGCGGCGAAGAGGCCGGGGCCCGCGTCGGAGGTGATGAGGACGACGCCGACGGCGGGGAAGCGCAGGGCGACCTCGCGGACCAGGTCGAGCGCGGGGACGGGCCCGATGCGCTCGTGGACGAGGACCACTTCGGGCAGTTCGTCCAGGGAGTCCCCGGCGAGCCGGGCCAGGGTGTCCAGGAGCTGGGTGGAGTCGCCGACGGGCATCGCGGGCTCGGCGTCCGGGAGCTGGCTGAGCAGGGTGGTGACGGACCGGGCGGCGTCGGCGTCGCCGACGGCAGGGAGGATCCTGGTGGTCATCCGAACCTCACTGGTCCTTTTCGAGGCGGTACGTGCGCTCGCCGGGCGGGATCGAGGGGGCGCCGCCGGGCGCCACGAGCGCGAGCCGCACGTGCTGGGCGAAGGACTCCGCGTAGGCGACGCGCTGGGCGTCGGCGGTGTTCAGGGCGAAGGTGATCGGAACGGCTTCGGTGGTCTTGTTGCGGTCGTCGCGGCCCGGGTCGAGCGGGGTGAGCCGGCCGACGTCCAGGACGCGGGCGCCGGAGACGATGATCTTCGACTGGGCGGTGTCGCCCTGCTTGGTGGCGGCGAAGGTGGCGAAGATGTTCACCGAGGAGCCCGGCTGGATCTTGCCGGCGACCCCGGTGGAGGCGTCGATCATGATCGCGATCTCCTGCTCCCCGCCGCGCAGTTCGGGGCGCTGGACGATCATGTCGCTCTGGAGCAGCGAACCGGCCCGGAGCGTGGTGACGGCGATCTTCCCCCGGATGGCGGCGAGGTCGGTGACGGCGTTGCCCGACAGCCAGCGTTTGGGCATCGAGGTCTTCTCGAACTGGCCGGGCTTCAGCTCCGTGTAGGGCTGGACGTCGTCCTTGACCCGGTACGCCGTCACCTCCGGGCCGACCTTCGCGTTGGCGTCGTGGATCACCGAGAGCACCCCGGCGAAGGCGCCGACCGCGCACAGGACCGAGACCAGGAGAAGGATGACGCCACGGCGCTGACGGGAGTTCATTGACCGTACGACCTCGTTCGGTGACGTGGGACTGGGGCGGACAGGGCCACCGCGCGGGCGCGCGGCGGCTAGGAGGTGCCCCCGGCGGGGAGCCGGAGTTCGGGGCCGGGCACCGGGGAGGCGCAGAACCCGCAGCGGTCGCCGATGAGTTCCATGCCGCACCAGCGGCACGACTCCCGTCGCACCGAGGCGACCAGCTGGTAGAGCACGGACAGATCGGGCAGGTACGCGGCGAACTCGGTGAGCTTGGCGGTGCCCCACCACGGGGCCGAGTACCCCGGCAGCGGGCACTCCTGCACCCCGTTCACCTGCCAGAGCGCGGCGAGGGTCCCGGCGGCCCAGGAGCTCGTGGCACCGTCGCCCGCGACCACCAGATGGCAGGAGTAGTCGGGGCCCTCCAGCTCGCCCGTACCCACTCTGACCAGCTGCGGGACCGGATGCGCCAGCACCGCGAACTGGCTGCCGGGCAGCCAGGACCTGGCGTGCGTCTTCAGGGCCACCGGGACCCGGTCGAGCCGGGTGACCGAGTTGAGCACGGCTCCGGCGTGGATGTAGTGGGCGAGCAGCCGGGCGGCCGAGGCCAGCACCCCCGGGCTGAAGTCGCAGACGGACAACTGCCGCAACTGGCGCACCAGGACGGCGAGGCCGAGCGGGGGCAGCGCGGAGGGGATCAGGGTGATCCGGTCGCTCTCCAGGATCGAGCGGACCGTGTGCAGGCGCCGCCGGTGGGCGTCGGGCAGCGAGTCGGGGTAGAGGGCGACGACGTGGCCGTGCTGCTCCAGGAGCCGGTGGGTCTCGCCGAGGGCGGCGTCGAGCGACTGCTCGTCCGGGGAGGCGAGCACCGCCGCCGGGGGGTAGGGCTCCGACCCGGCCGGACCCGGCCGGGAGTTCGGGGAACCTTCGATGGCTGGTAACAACAGGTCCGCGTTGGTGACGGCTATCGCAGTTGGCACATCAAGTCCCCGTTCGCTCCGGGCCGCAGAGCCCCCGCCACAGCAGCTGATCACCGCGTTCCCCTTGTGCACCAGCACTGTATCCACGACATCGCTGCGGGTGAACACCCTTCTCTTTTCTGTGACTCCCCGGGAGTTGCCAGAGGTCTTGACAACCAGATTGGTCTGGACCAACTTGTACGCACAGCGCGCGCCACTTCCCCACCGACCTCCCCACTCCCCCACCGGAGGCAGCAAGTGAAACGAGCAAGCGGCAGAGTCGGCCTGGCCGTGGCCGCGGCCGGCGCCCTGTCCATAGCCGGGCTCACCGGCACCGCGCACGCCGCCGACGTCAACAACGCCAAGAACGCGGGCTTCGAGTCGGGCCTGGCCAACTGGAGTTGTACGGCGGGGAGCGGCGCCACCGTCTCCTCCCCCGTGCACGGCGGGACCGCCGCCCTGAAGGCGTCCCCGTCCGGCTCCGACACCGGCCAGTGCAGCCAGACCGTCGCGGTGAAGCCCAACTCGACGTACACCCTGAGCTCCTGGGTGCAGGGGTCGTACGTTTACCTGGGCGCCTCCGGCACCGGCACCAGCGACGTCTCCACCTGGACGCCGGGCACCGGCGGCGGCTGGAACCAGCTGACGACCACCTTCAAGACCGGCGCGTCCACCACCTCGGTGCAGATCTACACCCACGGCTGGTACGGCCAGCCCGCCTACTACGCCGACGACGTCTCGGTCTTCGGCCCCGACGGCGGCGGGGGCGGCGACCCGGCCCCGACGGTCCCGGCGGCCCCGGGCGGCCTCGCGGCCGGCACGGCCACCTCCTCCTCGGTGGACCTGTCCTGGGGCGCGGTCTCCAACGCGACCGGCTACAACGTCTACCGCGACGGCGCCAAGGTGCAGTCGGTGACCGGCAGTTCGGCGACCGTGACCGGGCTGAGCGCGTCGACCTCGTACCAGTTCCAGGTGACCGCCACCAACGCCGCCGGGGAGTCCCCCAAGTCGGCGGCCGTGAGCGCCACGACCTCCCCGACGGGCACCCCGGGCGGCGGCGGGAACGTGCCCAAGCACGCGGTGACCGGGTACTGGCAGAACTTCAACAACGGCGCGACCGTGCAGAAGATCAGCGACGTGCCCGCCAACTACGACATCATCGCGGTCTCCTTCGCCGACGCCACCGGCACGCCGGGCGGGGTGACCTTCAACCTCGACACCAACGGCCTCGGCGGCTACACCGTCGACCAGTTCAAGGCGGACATCGCCGCCAAGCACGCGGCCGGCAAGTCGGTGATCATCTCCATCGGCGGCCAGAACGGCACGGTGTCCATCAACGACTCCACCTCGGCGAACAACTTCGCCAACTCGGTGTACTCGCTGATGCAGACCTACGGCTTCGACGGCGTCGACATCGACCTGGAGAACGGCCTCAACTCGACGTACATGACGCAGGCGCTGCGCTCGCTGTCCCAGAAGGCGGGCAGCAAGCTCGTCATCACGATGGCGCCGCAGACCATCGACATGCAGTCGACGTCGGGCGAGTACTTCAAGACGGCGCTCAACATCAAGGACATCCTGACCGTCGTCAACATGCAGTACTACAACAGCGGTTCGATGCTGGGATGCGACGGCAAGGTGTACTCGCAGGGCTCGGTGGACTTCCTCACCGCGCTCGCCTGCATACAGCTCCAGGGCGGTCTCGACCCGTCCCAGGTGGGCCTCGGCCTGCCCGCCTCGACCAGCGGCGCGGGCAGCGGCTACGTCTCCCCGTCGGTGGTGAACGCCGCCCTGGACTGCCTGACCGCGGGCAC includes:
- a CDS encoding CpaE family protein produces the protein MTTRILPAVGDADAARSVTTLLSQLPDAEPAMPVGDSTQLLDTLARLAGDSLDELPEVVLVHERIGPVPALDLVREVALRFPAVGVVLITSDAGPGLFAAAMDSGARGLVTLPLHYEELVSRVQTAAQWSVGVRRHLGGTPEVPTGPGGTFVTVTGAKGGVGTTVTAVSLALAACASGRTTALVDMDLQAGDVASYLDVQFRRSVADLAAITDISPRVLQDALFTHSTGVGLLLAPGDGERAEEVTDRAARQIVSALRHRYEVVIADCGTQMNGANAAAVEMADIALLVTTPDVVSVRAAKRVVRMWDRLQIRKAEETTTVVNRHTRATEIQPAIVQKVTGTRVTRTTVPAHFKELQAVVDSGRLHDLDAKSTVKQALWTLAGELGLVKAAEGAAARSGRGALALRRRGHG
- the cpaB gene encoding Flp pilus assembly protein CpaB, which translates into the protein MNSRQRRGVILLLVSVLCAVGAFAGVLSVIHDANAKVGPEVTAYRVKDDVQPYTELKPGQFEKTSMPKRWLSGNAVTDLAAIRGKIAVTTLRAGSLLQSDMIVQRPELRGGEQEIAIMIDASTGVAGKIQPGSSVNIFATFAATKQGDTAQSKIIVSGARVLDVGRLTPLDPGRDDRNKTTEAVPITFALNTADAQRVAYAESFAQHVRLALVAPGGAPSIPPGERTYRLEKDQ
- a CDS encoding DUF5936 domain-containing protein produces the protein MDMLLGLVTALSVLGAIHGVRMYRAEAELPGDLVLALEVGATRTTRTGGAIDRLGMRYAPLVQRLMGPKRVAEKRRKIDMAGNPGGLTIDRYAARRAVYGALGAFGAAVMVFGGNYLLALLMVAFAFYWGEVGIWAAVRRRRDDIERTLPDFLDVLAVVVSAGLGFRQALERVAEKYEGPWADEVRIALRQMDMGVSRRQAFDDLRRRNDSEQVAMFVTALQQGEELGAPIVDTLIAIATDMRRTDAQNARRKAAKAVPKATLMITTFMVPATMILMASAMLLGSNADIGSLTGK
- a CDS encoding type II secretion system F family protein, which encodes MSALTQLTIGGTLLACAAAVAGTHAYATGRAQRRALVERLSAAGEPPPAGHPRRFAALDRRLRRTELGRRIQRKLAVTGLALTPGEFFVAVLAGVAGLWTVAASVLASFFGPLAALAGLWAANTFLNWQRTRRTEAFINQLPEISRVIANATQAGLALRTAIAMAADELEAPAGDELKAVADQLALGRTLDDALGELAKRLPSRELVVLVSTLILANRAGGAVVSSLRNLTTTLEERKETRREVRTQLSQVNTTAYAVPAMGVGAMLLVNQIAPGSLAKMTGSFLGQAAVVVSLGLYALGFVAIRRISKIDV
- a CDS encoding CpaF family protein, with product MSLRARITVPEETRVGEGDAHLVATYRGKLLEEIDLAEMSSLAAAERRARLERVLGHIISREGPVLSTGERAQLIRRVVDEALGLGVLEPLLEDASITEIMVNGPDHIYVERGGRVERLPLRFASHEQLMQTIERIVSTVNRRVDESNPMVDARLPSGERVNVIIPPLSLTGATLTIRRFPRSFTLPELITFGSLDQHMLMLLAGLIHAKFNVIVSGATGTGKTTLLNALSGLISEHERIITIEDSAELQLQQAHVIRLEARPANVEGKGHVSIRDLVRNSLRMRPDRIVVGEVRGGESLDMLQAMSTGHDGSLATVHANSAEDALMRLQTLASMSEIKIPFEALHDQINSAVDVIVQLTRHADGSRRVTEIALLASHGRDPYRLTTVARFDPRPMGADGRVYGEFRHFPVPRRVAERLYLSSQPVPQAFGIAYQDDQLAIREAR
- a CDS encoding chitinase, which encodes MKRASGRVGLAVAAAGALSIAGLTGTAHAADVNNAKNAGFESGLANWSCTAGSGATVSSPVHGGTAALKASPSGSDTGQCSQTVAVKPNSTYTLSSWVQGSYVYLGASGTGTSDVSTWTPGTGGGWNQLTTTFKTGASTTSVQIYTHGWYGQPAYYADDVSVFGPDGGGGGDPAPTVPAAPGGLAAGTATSSSVDLSWGAVSNATGYNVYRDGAKVQSVTGSSATVTGLSASTSYQFQVTATNAAGESPKSAAVSATTSPTGTPGGGGNVPKHAVTGYWQNFNNGATVQKISDVPANYDIIAVSFADATGTPGGVTFNLDTNGLGGYTVDQFKADIAAKHAAGKSVIISIGGQNGTVSINDSTSANNFANSVYSLMQTYGFDGVDIDLENGLNSTYMTQALRSLSQKAGSKLVITMAPQTIDMQSTSGEYFKTALNIKDILTVVNMQYYNSGSMLGCDGKVYSQGSVDFLTALACIQLQGGLDPSQVGLGLPASTSGAGSGYVSPSVVNAALDCLTAGTNCGSFKPSRTWPGLRGAMTWSTNWDARSGNAWSNAVAPHVHALP
- a CDS encoding TadE/TadG family type IV pilus assembly protein, yielding MRRRARRGERGSAAVEYLGFLPLLLLVALAGVQLGLAAYAAQQAGTAARAAARTAAQRERASGAEQAGRAAVSDWVGKRSDISAGGCPGATATATVTVTIPSVFPGVDHFGPVHKSATMPCDARD
- a CDS encoding TadE/TadG family type IV pilus assembly protein; the protein is MNSRTSGLRDPARRDRGQVVVEFTGMLPIILVTLVAIWQLVLTGYAFTVAGHVADEGARAGAARNGGPGACASAMAAALPDGWDGTPGCGGGGDPDVFAATVGVRVPVLFPGALNFGFTVHGHAGAAREKTP